In one window of Streptomyces roseofulvus DNA:
- a CDS encoding S8 family serine peptidase, translating to MIEGGRLRRALLSTVAVAVVVAGAPSAVAADVQSQQWYLDAMHADEIWKTTTGKGIKVALIDTGVNSSTPSLQGQVLKGLDAAEADGDETDDYTGHGTTMAELIVGTGKGGGLKGLAPGAKVIPYRVSNTQLQNEQAVNAFDMQEAIKAAADSDAQIINVSFGSEYYNEDIREAVQYAHGKGKLLFASVGNEAKEGNKKTYPAAYPEAIAVAATDQNGVVEETSQHGDYVDIAAPGADIPGWCDKNFKSYCTAGGTSNASAIASASAALIWSAHPDWTGNQVLRAMFESAARSDDWKPGTVSTYLGHGIVRPNANISRGEGNPGDPNISPLTNEPTGGAAAGSATPSTAPSATTSEGASTAPSATASTQAPDGKPTSGSAVAGSTESAASTEDGGSATGIVIGAVAAVVVLAGVGVVIARKRRTA from the coding sequence ATGATCGAGGGCGGCAGGCTTCGGCGAGCGCTGCTCAGCACCGTCGCGGTGGCGGTGGTGGTGGCCGGTGCTCCGTCCGCCGTTGCCGCTGACGTCCAGTCCCAGCAGTGGTATCTGGACGCCATGCACGCCGACGAGATCTGGAAGACCACGACCGGCAAGGGCATCAAGGTCGCCTTGATCGACACGGGCGTGAACTCGTCCACGCCGTCACTGCAGGGCCAGGTTCTGAAGGGCCTGGACGCCGCTGAGGCGGATGGTGATGAGACCGACGATTACACCGGGCACGGCACCACCATGGCCGAACTCATCGTCGGGACCGGCAAGGGCGGTGGGCTCAAGGGGCTGGCACCCGGCGCCAAGGTCATTCCGTATCGGGTCAGTAACACCCAGCTCCAGAACGAGCAAGCGGTCAATGCTTTCGACATGCAGGAAGCGATCAAGGCCGCGGCTGACAGTGATGCCCAGATCATCAACGTTTCATTCGGCTCCGAGTACTACAACGAGGACATCCGGGAAGCGGTCCAGTACGCCCACGGCAAGGGAAAGTTGCTGTTTGCCTCGGTCGGTAATGAAGCCAAGGAAGGCAACAAGAAGACCTACCCGGCCGCGTATCCCGAGGCGATCGCTGTGGCAGCGACCGACCAGAACGGCGTCGTGGAGGAGACTTCCCAACACGGCGACTACGTGGACATCGCTGCCCCTGGCGCGGACATCCCCGGCTGGTGCGACAAGAACTTCAAGAGCTATTGCACCGCAGGCGGTACCAGCAATGCCTCGGCCATCGCCTCCGCCTCCGCCGCCCTCATCTGGTCCGCGCACCCCGACTGGACGGGAAACCAGGTGCTCCGTGCCATGTTCGAGTCCGCGGCCCGCAGCGACGACTGGAAGCCGGGCACGGTCAGCACGTACCTCGGCCATGGCATCGTCCGCCCCAACGCCAACATCTCGCGCGGCGAGGGCAACCCGGGCGACCCGAACATCAGCCCCCTGACCAACGAGCCCACGGGCGGCGCCGCCGCAGGCAGCGCCACCCCCTCCACGGCCCCCTCGGCGACCACCTCCGAGGGCGCCTCGACCGCCCCCTCCGCAACAGCTTCGACACAAGCGCCCGACGGCAAGCCGACGTCCGGCTCCGCTGTGGCAGGCTCCACGGAGAGCGCGGCGAGCACGGAGGACGGCGGCAGCGCGACGGGGATCGTCATCGGCGCGGTCGCGGCCGTGGTCGTCCTCGCGGGCGTGGGCGTCGTGATCGCCCGCAAGCGCCGCACGGCCTGA
- a CDS encoding WXG100 family type VII secretion target — protein MAANDGIMLVTYASLDDAANQIDAQAKRLDEALEAIQTKIRSVSSTWEGEAKTAADGAHAKWDQETRAIHNALQSISKAVRQAAPAYQAGDKRAAGFF, from the coding sequence ATGGCCGCCAACGACGGCATCATGCTCGTCACGTACGCGTCGCTCGATGACGCGGCGAACCAGATCGACGCGCAGGCGAAGCGGCTGGACGAGGCCCTGGAGGCCATCCAGACGAAGATCCGCTCGGTCTCCAGCACCTGGGAGGGTGAGGCGAAGACCGCCGCGGACGGCGCTCACGCCAAGTGGGACCAGGAGACGCGCGCGATCCACAACGCCCTGCAGAGCATCTCCAAGGCCGTCCGCCAGGCCGCCCCGGCCTACCAGGCGGGCGACAAGCGCGCCGCGGGCTTCTTCTAA
- a CDS encoding WXG100 family type VII secretion target yields the protein MSVLKVGDQSLKDFQDELTRKFDDVKGQLQALQGVIDSLEGRWKGIGAGAFDAKQTEINQGMVRIAKLMLNFQEAIQVTRTTSSNTDDEVEAALRGVDVTAGFSGDAGAEKAARSGIAGL from the coding sequence ATGTCAGTCTTGAAGGTTGGCGATCAGAGTCTCAAGGATTTCCAGGACGAGCTCACCCGCAAGTTCGATGACGTGAAGGGCCAGCTGCAGGCCCTCCAGGGCGTCATCGACAGCCTCGAAGGCCGCTGGAAGGGCATCGGCGCCGGCGCGTTCGACGCCAAGCAGACCGAGATCAACCAGGGCATGGTGCGGATCGCCAAGCTGATGCTGAACTTCCAGGAGGCCATCCAGGTCACCCGGACCACGTCCAGCAACACCGACGACGAGGTCGAGGCGGCCCTGCGCGGCGTCGACGTGACCGCGGGCTTCTCCGGCGACGCGGGCGCCGAGAAGGCCGCCCGTTCGGGCATCGCCGGCCTCTGA
- the mycP gene encoding type VII secretion-associated serine protease mycosin — protein sequence MSAPPRRLRRLPLVAAATTLCALGLPLATAAPAAADDGGQCTFPNKKYEGRPWSLQRVQLDELWAQSTGRNVRVAVIDTGVDTRNPQLTKAVDAKSGINLIPKDAKDANGYKLKRGKENGTTDTVGHGTKVAGIIAARPAKGTGFVGLAPDATIIPIQQNDADGNGTAVTLATAIRHAIAKKADVINISQDTANAVKPTPLLEQAVRAALDADIVVVASAGNDGLGGNVKPTYPASYPGVLAVAAADRNNERAQFSQSGDFVGVAAPGVDMVSTVPGGGHCADNGTSFSAPYVAGLAALIKSEHRDWTQEQIVAQIQQTAERSFAGHDRLVGWGVVDPVRALTEDDKPIEKPVADEGVTRAEAPTPAAVHLGETPEQRAARLATYIVVSGGVLVAAIAGSAVAVRDHRRRRAALTAGR from the coding sequence GTGAGCGCGCCCCCGCGCCGGCTCCGGCGCCTCCCGCTCGTCGCCGCCGCGACGACGCTCTGCGCCCTCGGTCTGCCGCTCGCCACCGCCGCCCCGGCGGCGGCGGACGACGGCGGCCAGTGCACCTTCCCGAACAAGAAGTACGAGGGCCGCCCCTGGTCCCTCCAGCGCGTCCAACTCGACGAACTCTGGGCCCAGTCCACCGGCAGGAACGTCCGCGTCGCCGTCATCGACACCGGCGTCGACACCCGGAACCCCCAGCTGACCAAGGCCGTCGACGCCAAGAGCGGGATCAACCTGATCCCGAAGGACGCCAAGGACGCCAACGGCTACAAGCTCAAGCGCGGCAAGGAGAACGGCACCACCGACACCGTCGGCCACGGCACCAAGGTGGCCGGCATCATCGCCGCCCGCCCCGCCAAGGGCACCGGCTTCGTCGGCCTCGCCCCGGACGCCACGATCATCCCCATCCAGCAGAACGACGCCGACGGCAACGGCACCGCGGTGACGCTCGCGACGGCGATCCGCCACGCCATCGCCAAGAAGGCGGACGTCATCAACATCTCCCAGGACACCGCGAACGCGGTCAAGCCCACCCCCCTCCTGGAACAGGCCGTCCGCGCCGCCCTCGACGCGGACATCGTGGTCGTCGCCTCGGCCGGCAACGACGGCCTCGGCGGCAACGTCAAGCCCACCTACCCGGCCTCGTACCCCGGCGTCCTCGCCGTCGCGGCCGCGGACCGCAACAACGAACGGGCCCAGTTCTCCCAGTCCGGCGACTTCGTCGGCGTCGCCGCCCCCGGCGTCGACATGGTCTCCACCGTCCCCGGCGGCGGCCACTGCGCCGACAACGGCACCAGCTTCTCCGCCCCGTACGTCGCCGGTCTCGCCGCCCTCATCAAGAGCGAGCACCGGGACTGGACCCAGGAGCAGATCGTCGCCCAGATCCAGCAGACCGCCGAACGCTCCTTCGCCGGCCACGACCGCCTCGTCGGCTGGGGCGTCGTCGACCCGGTCAGAGCCCTGACCGAGGACGACAAGCCCATCGAGAAGCCCGTCGCCGACGAAGGCGTCACCCGCGCCGAGGCCCCCACCCCCGCCGCCGTCCACCTCGGCGAGACCCCGGAACAGCGCGCCGCCCGCCTCGCCACGTACATCGTCGTCAGCGGCGGCGTCCTCGTCGCGGCGATCGCGGGCTCGGCGGTCGCGGTACGGGACCACCGGAGGCGGCGGGCCGCGCTGACGGCAGGCCGGTGA
- the eccE gene encoding type VII secretion protein EccE, which yields MGTATRARDGRRTSGRAPQSSRRQRSNGGAEAPVPGGPQAVPATTTLRPLSRTGRIGPVQLRQLVLVESALALVAVGFVLGGLWLVPTCVAAGVLVLLAVIRRRGQAVQDWMGTALALRSRRRDTEPSAPDADPSLAPVTESVRGFGAQPYVDRNHRTVGMLGDGTFLTAVLRVEASGSALRPVFGARAFPMTLLGDALEVDDIVVESVQLVQQVRPAPAPHLPQQSVARLSYTPLQERTGAPALRLTWVAVKLDPERCKEAVAARGGGLEGAQRCLVRIADHLASRITGAGFQAVVLDQEEVNSAIATAACTSPHAAARAGRAGAAPQRRTAETSRVWRCDDRWHTTYAIGRWPELGRGAAPLPRLVSLLTSVPAYATTFSLTVRRGNRQGAMEVGGHVRVTGGSDNELVRVRRTLEQAARTAKVGLLRLDREQLPGVLATMPLGGAR from the coding sequence ATGGGTACGGCGACGCGTGCGCGCGACGGGCGGCGGACCAGCGGCCGAGCGCCTCAATCTTCCCGACGGCAACGCAGCAACGGGGGCGCCGAGGCACCGGTTCCGGGCGGCCCGCAGGCCGTCCCCGCGACCACCACGCTGCGGCCGCTGTCGCGCACCGGCCGGATCGGTCCCGTGCAGCTGCGTCAGCTGGTGCTGGTGGAGTCGGCGCTGGCCCTGGTGGCCGTCGGCTTCGTGCTGGGCGGTCTCTGGCTGGTCCCCACCTGTGTCGCCGCCGGCGTCCTCGTGCTCCTCGCGGTGATACGGCGCCGCGGCCAGGCCGTGCAGGACTGGATGGGGACGGCGCTCGCGCTGCGGTCGCGCCGGCGTGACACCGAGCCCTCCGCGCCCGACGCGGACCCGTCCCTCGCCCCGGTGACGGAGAGCGTGCGCGGCTTCGGCGCGCAGCCGTACGTCGACCGCAACCACCGCACGGTGGGCATGCTGGGCGACGGCACCTTCCTGACGGCCGTGCTGCGCGTCGAGGCGAGCGGTTCGGCGCTGCGGCCGGTCTTCGGCGCCCGCGCCTTCCCGATGACGCTGCTCGGCGACGCGCTGGAGGTCGACGACATCGTGGTCGAGTCGGTCCAGCTGGTGCAGCAGGTGCGCCCCGCCCCGGCGCCGCACCTCCCCCAGCAGTCGGTGGCCCGGCTCTCGTACACCCCGCTCCAGGAGCGGACCGGCGCGCCCGCGCTGCGGCTGACCTGGGTGGCGGTGAAGCTGGACCCGGAGCGCTGCAAGGAGGCGGTCGCGGCGCGCGGCGGCGGTCTGGAGGGCGCGCAGCGCTGTCTGGTGCGGATCGCTGACCACCTGGCGAGCCGGATCACCGGCGCCGGTTTCCAGGCGGTCGTCCTGGACCAGGAGGAGGTCAACTCGGCGATCGCGACGGCGGCCTGCACGAGCCCGCACGCGGCCGCGCGGGCGGGCCGGGCCGGTGCCGCCCCGCAGCGGCGGACCGCCGAGACGTCCCGGGTCTGGCGGTGCGACGACCGCTGGCACACCACGTACGCGATCGGGCGCTGGCCCGAGCTCGGCCGGGGCGCGGCCCCGCTGCCGCGGCTGGTGTCGCTGCTGACGTCGGTGCCCGCGTACGCCACGACGTTCAGCCTCACCGTCCGGCGCGGGAACCGCCAGGGCGCGATGGAGGTCGGCGGCCACGTCCGGGTCACCGGCGGTTCCGACAACGAACTCGTCCGGGTCCGCCGGACGCTGGAGCAGGCGGCGCGCACGGCGAAGGTCGGCCTGCTGCGGCTGGACCGCGAGCAGCTGCCGGGCGTGCTGGCGACGATGCCTCTCGGGGGTGCGCGATGA
- a CDS encoding DUF6571 family protein: MDLDALRFGTFSQLDEAIGDWEEMVKKLKALETSARDDLKAKALKANWEGANAAVSREFIGKTAGEFADARTQADTIAKILRDTRNEFVAYREQLNEAIARGLKKNLTVTDTGCGTFTVTMNVHPDRAAKGTTTPDHTQQDVDALADEIGRILGKAVESDTSAAQVLRLLVDQTEQGFSDAVYADRDSAARAVKAAEEMAALMKKNPRDVTTTELNRLTDTLARYKNDPLFAERFALDATPKQTLEFYAGIADPGIPTYDPKRGELAKLLQRDLGITLGTATRSDSSRMQAWEKELVELGQDALDAEHAGSPRGFTVMSNLMRFGDYDDDFLNDYGEKLLAFDKENSGNGLNPWTHPGMLGADLHLWGGNSRGFDPVTGFLEALGHNPDASTRFFGRPAGSDGPLDDDSPLNEHLTYLTKERVWPPDAPVGSDDESVAGRDSLGHALEAATTGYAYDAAAHPGKGPGDPGEADRRTAATAGVMEQIAHLYGSKDGPAMLRAQPEMADSLGRMGSAYVDDIDYALSGIGDVDKDAGDFPAKYDGRADFGEQGAINFLSVLGQNETSHGIVTAGQHIYTLSLLDAHPATNQANFEHGRDALSMEAEVRGILDHSRVQQAEADFKHDADEANKSLARSGEWGKYAVGAVITGGIAAIPVPGATAGAIAFAPIATDIAGEALETFLGQEIDKSVEKGEKKATEDAQQTSAEFYAKGIGSIADSYGKYVGDGSVAAERTDSEDIKKDLESTYLGLGSGENQYRGRPPSEKEED, translated from the coding sequence ATGGACCTCGATGCCCTGCGGTTCGGCACCTTCTCCCAGCTCGACGAGGCGATCGGCGACTGGGAGGAGATGGTCAAGAAGCTCAAGGCCCTGGAGACCAGCGCCCGGGACGATCTGAAGGCGAAGGCTCTGAAGGCGAACTGGGAGGGCGCGAACGCCGCCGTCTCCCGCGAGTTCATCGGCAAGACGGCGGGGGAGTTCGCCGACGCGCGCACCCAGGCGGACACCATCGCGAAGATCCTGCGGGACACCCGCAACGAGTTCGTCGCCTACCGCGAGCAGCTCAACGAGGCGATCGCCCGCGGCCTCAAGAAGAACCTCACGGTCACGGACACGGGCTGCGGGACGTTCACCGTCACCATGAACGTCCACCCGGACCGCGCCGCCAAGGGAACGACCACGCCCGATCACACCCAGCAGGACGTCGACGCGCTCGCCGACGAGATCGGCCGCATCCTCGGCAAGGCGGTGGAGAGCGACACCTCGGCGGCCCAGGTGCTGCGCCTCCTGGTGGACCAGACCGAGCAGGGGTTCTCGGACGCGGTGTACGCGGACCGCGACTCGGCGGCGAGGGCGGTCAAGGCGGCCGAGGAGATGGCCGCGCTCATGAAGAAGAACCCGCGCGACGTCACCACCACGGAGCTCAACCGTCTCACCGACACCCTGGCCCGCTACAAGAACGACCCCCTGTTCGCGGAGCGCTTCGCCCTCGACGCCACTCCCAAGCAGACCCTGGAGTTCTACGCGGGCATCGCCGACCCCGGCATCCCCACGTACGACCCGAAGCGCGGAGAACTGGCCAAACTGCTCCAGCGGGACCTCGGCATCACCCTGGGCACGGCGACGCGCTCCGACAGTTCCCGGATGCAGGCATGGGAGAAGGAGCTGGTGGAGCTCGGCCAGGATGCGCTCGACGCCGAGCACGCAGGGAGCCCGCGCGGTTTCACCGTCATGAGCAACCTCATGCGCTTCGGCGACTACGACGACGACTTCCTCAACGACTACGGCGAGAAACTCCTCGCGTTCGACAAGGAGAACAGCGGCAACGGCCTCAACCCGTGGACGCACCCCGGAATGCTCGGCGCCGACCTCCATCTCTGGGGCGGCAACTCGCGGGGCTTCGACCCGGTCACCGGTTTTCTGGAGGCGCTCGGTCACAACCCGGACGCCTCGACCCGCTTCTTCGGGCGACCCGCCGGCTCGGACGGGCCCCTGGACGACGACTCCCCCCTGAACGAGCACCTCACCTACCTCACCAAGGAGCGCGTCTGGCCTCCCGACGCGCCCGTCGGCAGCGACGACGAGTCCGTCGCCGGGCGCGACTCCCTCGGCCACGCCCTCGAAGCCGCCACCACCGGCTACGCCTACGACGCCGCAGCGCACCCGGGCAAGGGGCCCGGGGACCCCGGTGAAGCGGACCGGCGCACCGCCGCCACGGCCGGCGTCATGGAGCAGATCGCCCATCTCTACGGCAGCAAGGACGGTCCCGCGATGCTGCGGGCGCAGCCCGAGATGGCCGACAGCCTGGGCCGTATGGGGTCCGCGTACGTCGACGACATCGACTACGCACTGTCGGGCATCGGAGACGTCGACAAGGACGCGGGGGACTTCCCGGCCAAGTACGACGGGCGAGCGGACTTCGGCGAGCAGGGCGCCATCAACTTCCTGAGCGTGCTCGGCCAGAACGAGACCTCGCACGGCATCGTGACGGCCGGCCAGCACATCTACACCCTGAGCCTCCTGGACGCCCATCCCGCCACGAACCAGGCGAACTTCGAGCACGGCCGGGACGCACTCTCGATGGAGGCCGAGGTCCGGGGCATCCTCGACCACTCGCGGGTGCAGCAGGCCGAAGCGGACTTCAAGCACGACGCCGACGAGGCCAACAAGTCCCTCGCCCGGTCGGGCGAGTGGGGGAAGTACGCGGTCGGGGCTGTGATCACCGGCGGTATCGCGGCGATCCCCGTTCCCGGTGCGACGGCCGGCGCCATCGCCTTCGCACCCATCGCCACCGACATCGCCGGCGAGGCCCTGGAGACGTTCCTCGGCCAGGAGATCGACAAGAGCGTGGAGAAGGGCGAGAAGAAGGCGACCGAGGATGCCCAGCAGACCAGCGCGGAGTTCTACGCGAAGGGCATCGGCAGCATCGCGGACAGCTACGGCAAATACGTGGGCGACGGCAGCGTCGCAGCGGAGCGAACCGACTCCGAGGACATCAAGAAGGACCTGGAGTCGACGTACCTGGGCCTCGGGTCCGGTGAGAACCAGTACCGCGGCCGTCCGCCGTCGGAGAAGGAAGAGGACTGA
- the eccB gene encoding type VII secretion protein EccB: MASRRDELNAYTFAKRRLVAQFVQPNSTGSEEGAPRPLRAVVPGAIVGVVILAGFGAWGMFKPVAPKDWDKPGQNVIIADKSTTRYVVLKTGDKTQLHPVLNMSSAKLLLDPDKDKIITVAESVLDSGKIPHGATLGIPYAPDRLPDEKEAGAAKRWAVCERPGEGGRAIQKAAFVLAAREEAKTDGPERLTGGQLLYVEGPAPDRTRYVVDAQGTAYPVEKDELLLRQLVGQGRPAQRVSEAWLNTLHKGDTISFPTIPGEPGARAEISGMLPEVGDVAKVGMVLSASDGTERKMYVVLQDRVAPISDFTAKLLLNSRQLVELGQAGKATELSGGAFQPGAAFGADKKWPKAEPVPVNEAGTGEGSRNTVCNVLRAVDGDNGATTLSTWAGKDFPATLPTGSSSAYVTPGSGQLFRQFKGSTTTSGFLFLVTDTGLRYAMQSNGDTVTDDSGIGSSGSDEERAARQAEAQQAQNRLGYKNIEPLPIPAEWSTFLPTGPRLSTGGARQPQGS; the protein is encoded by the coding sequence ATGGCATCACGACGGGACGAACTGAACGCCTACACCTTCGCGAAGCGGAGATTGGTCGCGCAGTTCGTGCAGCCGAACTCGACGGGTTCCGAGGAGGGCGCGCCGCGCCCGCTGCGCGCGGTGGTGCCGGGCGCCATCGTCGGCGTGGTCATCCTCGCCGGCTTCGGGGCCTGGGGCATGTTCAAGCCCGTCGCCCCCAAGGACTGGGACAAGCCCGGACAGAACGTGATCATCGCCGACAAGTCGACCACCCGGTACGTGGTCCTCAAGACGGGCGACAAGACCCAGCTCCACCCCGTCCTCAACATGTCGTCGGCGAAGCTGCTCCTCGACCCCGACAAGGACAAGATCATCACGGTCGCCGAGTCGGTCCTCGACAGCGGCAAGATCCCGCACGGCGCCACCCTCGGCATCCCCTACGCCCCCGACCGCCTCCCCGACGAGAAGGAGGCCGGCGCCGCCAAGCGCTGGGCCGTCTGCGAGCGCCCCGGCGAGGGCGGCCGCGCCATCCAGAAGGCCGCCTTCGTCCTCGCCGCCCGCGAGGAGGCGAAGACCGACGGCCCCGAGCGGCTGACCGGCGGCCAGCTCCTCTACGTCGAGGGCCCCGCCCCCGACCGCACGCGCTACGTGGTCGACGCGCAGGGGACCGCGTACCCCGTCGAGAAGGACGAACTGCTGCTGCGCCAGCTCGTCGGCCAGGGCCGCCCCGCCCAGCGCGTCTCCGAGGCGTGGCTGAACACCCTGCACAAGGGCGACACCATCTCCTTCCCCACCATCCCGGGCGAGCCGGGCGCCCGCGCCGAGATCAGCGGAATGCTGCCCGAGGTCGGCGACGTCGCCAAGGTCGGCATGGTGCTCTCCGCCTCCGACGGCACCGAGCGGAAGATGTACGTCGTCCTCCAGGACCGGGTCGCGCCCATCTCCGACTTCACCGCCAAGCTGCTGCTCAACAGCCGCCAGCTCGTCGAGCTCGGCCAGGCCGGCAAGGCCACCGAGCTCAGCGGCGGCGCCTTCCAGCCGGGCGCCGCCTTCGGAGCGGACAAGAAGTGGCCGAAGGCCGAACCCGTCCCCGTCAACGAGGCCGGCACCGGCGAAGGCAGCCGCAACACCGTCTGCAACGTGCTCCGCGCGGTCGACGGGGACAACGGCGCCACCACCCTCAGCACCTGGGCGGGCAAGGACTTCCCCGCCACCCTGCCGACCGGCTCCAGCAGCGCCTACGTCACCCCCGGATCCGGCCAGCTCTTCCGCCAGTTCAAGGGCTCCACGACGACCAGCGGCTTCCTCTTCCTCGTCACCGACACCGGCCTGCGCTACGCGATGCAGTCCAACGGCGACACCGTCACCGACGACTCCGGCATCGGCTCCTCCGGCTCCGACGAGGAGAGGGCGGCCCGGCAGGCGGAGGCCCAGCAGGCGCAGAACCGCCTCGGCTACAAGAACATCGAGCCCCTCCCCATCCCCGCCGAGTGGTCCACGTTCCTGCCCACCGGCCCCCGCCTCTCCACCGGCGGCGCCCGCCAGCCGCAGGGCTCGTGA